One Ancylobacter novellus DSM 506 genomic window, AGGAATTCCTCGTCGCTGAAGAAGTCGGATTCGCGCAGCGCCCGCTCGCCGAAGAAGGCGGGGTCGTAGCGCCAGAAGGCGTGGCTGTGCATGTGGCGGGCATAGGCGGCGATGCCTTCCGCCCGCCGCGCCGGGTCGTCCTCCACCGACAGCAGCGAGCGGAACTCGCCGCTGGTGTGATGGAACTCGGAATAGGTCACGACGTCGGCGTCGATAAGACGTCCAACGCCGGCGAACAAAGCCGCGGGCAGGGTGATGAGGTCGGGCTCGGCCTCGTAGAGACCTATGATCTCCTGCGCCAGCCCGGCGTCGTGGGATGTACCCTCTGGGGTAATGGCGCGTTCCGCCGCCTGCATTGCATCATCACCTGTCGCAATGTGTAGCCGCGCCCCTCGACCATGCTAGCGCACGGTGGAGGGGTACGCGACGGCTTTTGCGTCGGCTATCGGCCGGTGCGCCTCGCTTCCAGTGGATGGCGACGGCGCAGCCGCTCATCTTGGATCGCAACGCCGGCAAGCGGGATGGAGCTAAGCATGTGGAAGGATCCCGTCGGCAATACGCCGTCGATCGTGCAGACCAATTTCGGCCCGTGGGGGACCTCGCTTCCGGCCGACGGGGAGAGCTACTGCGCCCCGACCTCGGTGGTGATGGGGCTCTATTATCTCGGCGGCAACGGCTTCACCCAGCTCGCCCCGGCGAGCTATGCCGGCCCCGACGACCGCGAGAGCATCCTGTTCGAGCGGCTGATCGCCGGCATAATCGGCACCTCGCCCACCCAGGGCACCGGCTCGCTTGCAGGCCTTGCCGACTATTTCGCCGCCCGTGGACTTGGGCTGGACCAATACACCTACATCAGCACCGGCATCCCTGACGTGCAGTGGCTCGATACCCAGCTGGCACCGAACTACGTCGAGGATCCGCAATGGATCTCGCTCACCGTCTTCTCAGTCGGCTGGTTCTACAAGCCGAAGGACGACGAGCCCACCTGCGGCTGCACCCTCTGCAATGATGGCGGGCACACGCTGGCGCCGCTCAAGGTCGACCTGTTCACGCAGAAGGTCACGCTCAACAACGCCTACCCGATGTCGTTCCTCGACGTGCCCAACGAGCCGTCGAGCAACCCGCAGACCGTGGAGCTTCAACTCGTGCCGGAAGGCATGACGGTGGAGGGCCTGAACGACCCGCAGCAATACAGCGAGGTCATGACCGACATCCTCGGCAGCGGCGACGACTTCGCGATCCTGTGGCTCGCCGAGAGCTGGATCATCTCGGCGTCCGCGCTTCCGACCACGCCCGGCTACGCGCCGGCGACCTGGCAGATCGACGGCCCCAAGAGCCTCAACACCAACGAGGCGACGCTCACCGTGCTGGCGCCGCTCGCCGGCCGTGGCGGCTTCGTGAAATATGGCGAGGGGACGCTGCTGCTCACCAATTCCAACCGCCTGATGGGCCGCAACGAGGTCTGCAACGGCACGCTGGCGAGCACGCTGACGACCGACACGCCCTTCGGCACGTGGACCGTCGTCCTGCGCAACGGCGGCGCGCTGGCGCTCGCGCCGGAGACCTCCGATCCGGTCGCGGTGGAGATCGCCTCGGGCCATCTCGCGCGCTTCATCGTCGATGCCGGCGGCGGCACCCTCCGGCTGGACGGCACCAACAGCTATTCGGTCACCCTCGGCGGCTGCGACGACGGCGAGCTGCCGAATATCGTGCTGGCCAATGACGGCACGCTGGCGATCGCCCCAGGCGGCGGGATATCCGCGCTCGGCACGAGCCAGAAGGTGCTGGTCACCGGCACGGACGGCAACCTGCCGATTGTCACCGATGGCATCGTCACCCCCGCCATTCTCGGCATCGACACCGACCTGTCGGGCAAGTTTGTCACCTATGACGTCACCAGTGGCTTCATCGCGGCGTCGCCGACGCTTTCGACCAGCCTCGGCATCAACAGCGTCACGGTGAGCACCGTCTACGAGGTGGTGGACGAGCAGGTCATCGACAGCGGCGCCGCCCCGCAACTGGCGGCGCTGGAGCTGAATGGCGGCACGGTATCCGGCAGCGGGGCGCAGCTTCTGGTCGGCAATCAGGCCGCAGGCGGCGTGGCGGGCATCATCATGAATGCCGGCAGCATCGGCGTCGACACGCTGACCATCGGCGCCGCCGCGGCCATCGTCTATGCCTCCACGTCGGATGGGCTGGAGATCAGCTCGAATTTGAGCGGCAGCGGCGGGCTCAGCCTGTTCGGTCCCGGCACGCTCACCCTGTCGGCGGACAATAGCGGCAGCCTGTCCGGCATGGTGAACGTGAACACCGGCACGCTCATTGCCGCCGGCACCTCGGCAACCGGCTCCGGGACCGTGCAGGTGCATTCGGCGGGCAGACTGGAGGTCACCGGCAGCGTCGCCGGGCCGATCGACGTCGCGCAGGGGGCGACGCTGCATCTGGAGAACGGGACGCTGGAGGGTGCGGTCTCAATCGCCGCCGTCGGCGACAGCCCGATGCCGGGCGGCATCTTCGAAGGGGCCGGTGTGATCTCCGGCGAGGCCACCATCGGCGGCATCGTCCGTCCGGGGCCGCTGACAGGCATTCTGGAGTTCCAGGCGACGGCCACGATCGCCGGCAGCGCCATGATCTACTGGCGTCTGGAGAAGCTGGTGGCGGACGTCGATTCCAAGCCGGGCGAGGGATGGAACGGCTACCTGTTCAACGACGCCAGCAGCGGCGTGGGCCTCTCGGGGGACGCGCCCATGTACCTGCTCGAATTCGCCGGCCTCGGTGTTCATCCCGATGCCGGCGATCCGTTCTGGAAGCAGCCGCGCCGGTGGCAGTTCATGATGTTCCCGAACGGCTACGCGAACATCTGGTTCGGCGATGGCAACCTCTATTACAGCGCGGGCAATTTCGGCTTGGTCCTCGAGTCGGACAACTCGGTCTATCTCACCTGGACGCCGACTGACCCGCAGGGCCCCGCGCAGCGCCGCCGGGCGCAGATCGCCGCGCGGAACAGGTCGCTGTCGCGGAAATAGAGCCGCCCCCGAGGTCTCCCCGGAGGCGGCATGAGCTCACTTCGCAGGAGCCTTGGCAGCCTTCTCGATCAGCGCCGCCACCGCTTCCGGCTGCGACATGAACACGGCGTGGCTGCCCTTGACCTCGACGGGTGTGCTGCCGGCGCGCTTGGCCATAAAGCGCATCAGCTCCGGGTTGATCGCCCGGTCGTCGGTGGCGATGAGCGCCCAGCTCTTCTTGCCCTTCCAGGCCGGGTGCTTGATCCGGGTCTCGAAAGCGACCTTGGACGGGAAGACCTGCGAATTGGCCATGAACTTCGCTTCCGCCGCCGGCACGTCGGCGGCGAAGTCGGCGGCATAGACCTTCGGATCGAGATAGAGAAACCCGTCCTCCGTCGCCTTGATGCCGGTCGTCGCGGGCGGCGTGCGGCCGGCGAGGTCGAGCAGGTTCTCGCCGGCATCCGGCTGGAAGGCGGCGATGTAGACGAGGCTCGCGACGTTGTCGGCGTTGCCGGCCTCGGTGATGATCATGCCGCCATAGGAGTGGCCGACCAGCACGGACGGGCCTTCCTGCAGGTCGAGGATGCGCCTGGCCGCCGCGACGTCGGCCTCCAGCGTGGTCATCGGCGGCTGCACGACGGTGACGTTGTAGCCCTTGGCGACGAGCAGGTCATGCACCTTGCGCCAGCCCGATCCGTCGGCCAGCGCCCCATGGACGATGACGACGTTCCTGACCGGATCGGCGGCATGCGCCGGCACGCCGGCGGCGAGTGCGAGAAGCATGCCGCCGGCAAGCGACAGCGAGATAAGCGAGTTCAGTCCCATGATGTGGTTCCTTCCATGTGCGTGGGGGATTTCGGTTCATTCCGTTTCGCGGCGTCTTGTCCGGGCGGAGCGACGCTTCTCGTGTCCTGCGAGCCGCGGCGGGAGGGCGCGGGGCGTCGGGCAAAGCCTCTCCGTCGCCGGACTGTCGCCAGCCGGTGGCCTTGGTCGGGGAGGGGGATCAGTGGCTGGGGCGGTGGGCGCCGCCGCCGGCTCAGCCGTCCTTGTAGTAGTAGCTGTAGCCGTTGATTGCCGGCACGCCGCCGAGATGGGCGTAGAGGACCTTCGAGCCGTCGGGGAAGAAGCCCTTGCGCGTCAGGTCGATCAGGCCCTGCATGGATTTGCCCTCATAGACCGGGTCGGTGATCATCGCCTCGGTCCGGGCGGCGAGGCGGATCGCCTCGTTGGTCTCTTCCGACGGCACGCCATAGGCGGGGTAGGCGTAGTCCGGATTGATGACGATCTCGTCCTCGCGGACCGTGCGGCCGAGGCCGACGAGTTCAGCGGTGTCGTCGACGATGCGGCGCACCTGCGCCCTCGTCCGCTCCAGCGTGCCGGAAGCGTCGATGCCGATGACCCGCTCGGCCCGGCCCTGATGGGCGAAGCCGACGATCATGCCGGCCTGGGTCGAGCCGGTGACTACACAGACGATGATGTAGTCGAAGCGGAAGCCGAGTTCTTCCTCCTGCCGGGCGACCTCCTCGGCGAAGCCGACATAGCCGAGCCCGCCGAACTTGTGCACCGAGGCGCCGGCCGGGATTGGATAGGGCCGGCCGCCCATCGCCTCGACCGAGCGGATGGCGTCCTCCCAGCTCTGGCGGATGCCGATGTCGAAGCCGGCATCGATCAGCCGGCTGTCGGCACCCATCAGCCGGGTCATCAATATGTTGCCGACCCGATCATAGACGGCGTCGTAATGCGGGACCCATTTCTCCTGGATCACCACGCATTTCATGCCGATCTTGGCGGCGGTCGCCGCGACCATGCGGGTATGGTTCGACTGCACGCCGCCGATGGAGACCAGCGTGTCGGCTCCGCAAGCGATGGCGTCCGGCACGATATATTCGAGCTTGCGCAGCTTGTTGCCGCCCATGGCGAGGCCGGAATTGCAGTCGTCGCGCTTGGCGTAGATCTCGACCTTGCCGCCGAGCGCCGCCGACAACCGCGGCAGCGGCTCGATCGGCGTCGGGCCGAAGGTGAGGGGATAGCGTTCGAATTTATCGAGAAGCGACACGAAGAGTGACACGAATCTTGCCTCCGTCAGCGGTTTTCATCAGCGGCGTGACGGAAGGGAAGATAGGGGCTTTCGTTCGAAAGGTGCTCTCTAAGTGAAGTTATGGATTTCCTTATTTTACAAGTCATAAGTATAGTCCGAGAGATTTGGTGCCAGGAAAATTCATAAAATGGAAGATCCTTTCACGCCGTCTCTCGACCGTACCGACATGCGCATCCTGCGTGCGCTTCAGGCCGAAGGGCGGCTGACCAATGCCGAGCTTGCCCTGCGCGTGAACGTGAGTGCCGCCACCTGCCACCGGCGCACGCAGCGCCTGTTCGACGAGGGCTACATCACCGGCGTGCGGGCGCAGGTCGCGCCGGCCGCCGTCGGGCTCGGGGCGCTGGTCATGGTGGGGGTGGTGCTGGACCGCTCGACGCCGGAGAGCTTCGCGGCGTTCGAAGAGGCGGTGCTGAAGCTGAAGGAGGTGCTCGACTGCAATCTGGTCGCCGGCGACTTCGATTACCTTTTGAAGATCAGGGTCCGTGACATGGCCGACTTCAACAAGCTGCACGGCCAGAAGCTGATCGCTCTGCCGGGCGTGCGGCAGACCCGGACCTTCTTCGTCATGAAGGAAGTGAAGGAGGATGCGCGCCTGCCGTTCTGAGGGCGCTGGCGATGCGCCGTGCCGCGCGCGTGGCCCTCAAATGGCCTTGCGTCGCGTCGACGATGTTCAGCGACGGCGCTTGCCCGAGCCCTGCGGGTCGTCGATCAGCTGCCAGATACGCTTGGCGCACACGACGATATGCTCGGAAGAGGCGATCACCTCGGCGCTGCCCCCCGGCAGCTTCAGAGCATTGCGGCGCGTCGCCTCGGCCTGGGCGATGATGGCGGTGAGCGCCTCCGCGATCTGGTGGCGCATGTCGACGTCGATGATCGGCAGGGCGAACGAGGCCAGCTCGCCATATGTTTCGGGATCGGGCCGGGCGAGGCAGATCGACGCCGCCACTTCGGCCGTGTCGACCACGCAGGACAAGCTCCGATGCTCCGGCGGAACCAGTGACAGGTGATGTTGCGGTTTCACGGCGGTCGGCTCCCAAGACTGAGCTACGGCTAGCAATGTAGCGGCTCCGTGGGAACGCGGGTGTAAAAGGTTGCAAATTGTCGGGGCGGGCCGCGTATACGCGGCTATTGCAGCGTCCTCGTCGCCGGGCCGTCGAGCGGCTTCCTGTATTTGGATTTGCCCACAGGGCTCGCCGCCGTCTTCAACCTGTCGGACAGCTCGGCCGCCTCCCTCAACAGCGGCTGATCAAGGCTGCCGGCGAACCGGCTGACCAGCGGCGCCAGGAGGGCTTCGGCCTCCCGTACGCGATCCTGCCTCTGCCACAGACGGGCGAGGCTGACCGCGGCCTTGATCTCCCAGAACAGCGCCTCCTGCTCGCGGGCGATGTTCAGGGCCGTCGCCAGCCGCTGCTCGGCTTCGCCGCCGGCGTCGGTGCCGCCCCTGAGCGCAGCAAGTTCGCCGGCGAGCCGCCAGAGCTCGGGGGCGAACCAGCCTTCCTCGTTCTGCTCCGAGCGGGCCAGGGCCTCCTCCAGACAGGACAAAGCGCGGTCGAACTCGCCGACTTGGGCCAATGCCGCGGCATATTCGGCAAGGAAGACGATGTAGTAGACGCCGTAGGAGATGTTCCGCAGCCGGCCCAGCGCTTCCCCCAGGCTCTTGATGCCGTTGGAAAGGTCGCCTTCGCGGATCATGAGGACGCCGGCGAAGCACTGGCCCCAGACCTGCCAGAACTCGATCCCGTCCCGCGCCGATTCATCGACGAGCATACCGACGAAGCGGCGCGCGCGGACGAGGTCGTCGGCGAAGAACGCGACCGGGCATGCCGCCTGCACCAGCACCTGGCAGAGCGTCAGCCGGTCGTCGCTGGCCTCGGCGGAGGCGACGATGTCGTCGATCTCGGCAATGGCCGCATCGAACGAGCCCTGAAGCCAGAGGATGCGGGCGAGGAAGCAGCGGCCGGTGGCCTTCTGCTCGAACACGAAGCGGATGATCTGCGAGCCGGTGATGGGGACGACATAGCCCTTCACCA contains:
- a CDS encoding alpha/beta fold hydrolase, with the protein product MGLNSLISLSLAGGMLLALAAGVPAHAADPVRNVVIVHGALADGSGWRKVHDLLVAKGYNVTVVQPPMTTLEADVAAARRILDLQEGPSVLVGHSYGGMIITEAGNADNVASLVYIAAFQPDAGENLLDLAGRTPPATTGIKATEDGFLYLDPKVYAADFAADVPAAEAKFMANSQVFPSKVAFETRIKHPAWKGKKSWALIATDDRAINPELMRFMAKRAGSTPVEVKGSHAVFMSQPEAVAALIEKAAKAPAK
- a CDS encoding 1-aminocyclopropane-1-carboxylate deaminase encodes the protein MSLLDKFERYPLTFGPTPIEPLPRLSAALGGKVEIYAKRDDCNSGLAMGGNKLRKLEYIVPDAIACGADTLVSIGGVQSNHTRMVAATAAKIGMKCVVIQEKWVPHYDAVYDRVGNILMTRLMGADSRLIDAGFDIGIRQSWEDAIRSVEAMGGRPYPIPAGASVHKFGGLGYVGFAEEVARQEEELGFRFDYIIVCVVTGSTQAGMIVGFAHQGRAERVIGIDASGTLERTRAQVRRIVDDTAELVGLGRTVREDEIVINPDYAYPAYGVPSEETNEAIRLAARTEAMITDPVYEGKSMQGLIDLTRKGFFPDGSKVLYAHLGGVPAINGYSYYYKDG
- a CDS encoding Lrp/AsnC family transcriptional regulator, translating into MEDPFTPSLDRTDMRILRALQAEGRLTNAELALRVNVSAATCHRRTQRLFDEGYITGVRAQVAPAAVGLGALVMVGVVLDRSTPESFAAFEEAVLKLKEVLDCNLVAGDFDYLLKIRVRDMADFNKLHGQKLIALPGVRQTRTFFVMKEVKEDARLPF